A segment of the Nasonia vitripennis strain AsymCx chromosome 2, Nvit_psr_1.1, whole genome shotgun sequence genome:
AGCAGAGCAATGACGAAACACCACCACAAACTGACATAGATGCTGCATCACaagttttgatttttacagAAAAGAAATCAGATGAAACTATAACTGACAAAACGATCGCAACTGAACCATCTTGTCAATTTATGGTCGCAAATGTGCCTGAGCAAAAAACAATGACAACAGATATGCTTGAACCATTTACAATTCAAGAGTCGCAGGTATATgaattaaattcaaaacaatttaaaacaCCTTATTATGGGTTGTATCCAAATATGTaaaagcttttatttttacccAAGTGAGATTTTCATGAGTATTTGTTTAGTTTTACTTCAGATTAAGATAACCTAAATTGTATGGCAATATCTTTTAACTAGTTATTATTGTCCACTTTgttattcttttattgctaTTATTTCTTAAGGATATTGTTGAATTAATTACTAAATATTGTGATATTTAGTAGAATACTAAAAAATAGTACATACAATGTTAAGATTTATAAGAGCATATGAActcaaatattatttatgatgaaaataatttgtatatatgtatacataatttTCTAAGATTCTCACAGAAAGTACCTGGAACGTAAATATACGTTCAAAGCGAgataaatgtattataattaaagacaatcttttaaaaattaataacactaTAAGTGCAATGTACAGTGAATCGATTGTTTGTAAActttgtacatatacataaaatGATGAATTATCAAGTCATTATAAAGGCATTATACACATATTGtaagtagtaaatttaaaaaataataatacctctaaaaacattattttataataaagaatttaaaaaaaaaatgtaatgaagaattttttgtatgtacCATTGACTGCTTTTTCTATAACTGTCTATATTTATTATGTATTATAGGTAGTGTGTGAATACACTGGACTTGAATTGATCCCCGGTACTGTTACCAAATCTGACCGTCACGAAACAACCGTAGATCAATTCAAATTCACGTGTAGTCTGCGCACTCTGCAGTATCAGCAGTGCAGGTGTATACATCACGTAGTTGACATGTATAACACATGATACCTATCTACCTCTCAACTTTAAATGACGTTTCCTTACGTCATTTAAGgtttaaatatatacatttgtCACTCGTCCTTGACTGcagttaattaaattattggaTTAAACTATGCCTGTGCTGTGACACTGTTTGCTTTATAcattaaaaagtaaaagcaACCATACTTTCTTTAGAGGTTAGAATTATTCCGTTTAATTTTTGGCAAACGATATAATTATAGTGTAAAAATCATGGAAAAAAGTAgcatcaaaattttttcatacaatGAAGAAGATTTTCACTATAAAGTAAAAGATGAAAATGTAGATTCAAAGtttgatattgcattaaaagaaaaatggaaAAGAGCAGAAGAGGATAATATCTTGCGATATTCTGTAAAAGCTCAACAATTCAAAATTCTGGAAGGAAAATATGGTTTTTATGCTCAAGTAAGATAAATAGTTATTGCaaaaactttcttttttttttgataatatctCGTTATAATCCCATTCAATTTTTTAGTTAAATACTGAGAGAGCAACAATGAGAAGGAAACCAGAAGAAATACAATCAATGCAGCAACCTTTTGATCCAAATCGTTTTAATTTCACAAGAATATCACATAAAGAAATATTACTTGATATTGGGAATAGTGATGGTGATGATATTGTAGCTGTTAATGTCAGTCCTATACTTTGGAGTCATTGTTTGTTAATACCTCAACATTTTAGTTGTTTACCTCAGCAAGCAACGTTATATAGCTTTCAGAAAGCTATAGATATACTTTTACTGAGTAATTCTGAGTAAATATCTCTTATTTTATACTGTTTGTaatcttaaaatataataataattttattatttacttttcAGGAACATGAGGGTATTATTCAATAGCCTATGTGCAAACGCATCTGTAAATCATTTACACTGGCATTTATATTACTTGAACCATAGAATGATACTCGAATATATAGTAAATATACATTTGCTACATACAttataattcaataatttattgtattttaatGCCTCAATTTATTTTACAGCCATTGCAGTATTTTATTGGCTCAATTTTTATTCTCGAAGACTACCCTGCTAAAGGATTCTGTATCAAGTTCTCATCTTTTCAAAATATCACAGAGTATACTTTGTATGCTTACAAAATTATCTCCTGCCTTCAAAATAATCAGCTTGCCCATAATATTTATATCACTCGAGCAAAAGCTGATGCCAATAGTAAAGAGTGTGATGATATTCGTACATATATCTGGGCAAGAACATCTAGTTATGGTGCAAAAAATACCAAAGATTTTGTCATTGCAGCATGTGAAATTTTTGGACACTTGCCAATTAGAAGTATGTTATTTTAGATTAATATATAGGAGtgaattgaataaaaaatggtCTCGTCAGTATTTAcaaatggaaaatttgtgaTTTTCAGGTGAGGAAGCATATATGAGGATAAATGAGGAATATGTAAGTGAATGCTTAGAAGATACTACCTTGAGCGCCTTTCTTGTTgccaaagaaaaaattaaaaaaactttagAAGCTGACGTAGAAAAGAGTGTCGACGCTTCTTCTAAAACGTGACgaaatgataattttttttttaaaatagcttGTTTAATTGCGAacaagaattatttatttttaattagtaCAGATCAATAAAGAAactattttttgttaaatcgtttttttttatctaatgATTTTACTC
Coding sequences within it:
- the LOC100678972 gene encoding GDP-D-glucose phosphorylase 1 is translated as MEKSSIKIFSYNEEDFHYKVKDENVDSKFDIALKEKWKRAEEDNILRYSVKAQQFKILEGKYGFYAQLNTERATMRRKPEEIQSMQQPFDPNRFNFTRISHKEILLDIGNSDGDDIVAVNVSPILWSHCLLIPQHFSCLPQQATLYSFQKAIDILLLSNSENMRVLFNSLCANASVNHLHWHLYYLNHRMILEYIPLQYFIGSIFILEDYPAKGFCIKFSSFQNITEYTLYAYKIISCLQNNQLAHNIYITRAKADANSKECDDIRTYIWARTSSYGAKNTKDFVIAACEIFGHLPIRSEEAYMRINEEYVSECLEDTTLSAFLVAKEKIKKTLEADVEKSVDASSKT